The genomic region TTATGCATGATTTCGCATTGATATCTCCTTGCCTAATTTGTTGATTGGCAGAAAAGCAGTAGAGATAATACTAGGAGGGGCAATGCATATGATACAGCTGCATGTGCAATTTATACCGGCTTGGTAGTGGACATGCATAGACTCCCTGCTAGATGGAGTGAATCAGATGAATACTGAACAAACAACGAAAAAGGTGCCAACCGACCGAAAAGAACGGATAGGCTGGTATCTCTACGACCTAGCAAACACGAGCTTCACGGTACTGATAGTAACAGCTCTTTTCCCACTTTACTTCCGTCTTCTTGTCGGAAATGAAACGCTTGGAGACGCGATGTGGGGGTATGCTGGAAGCATCACAATGATTGTCATCGCTTTGAGCTCCCCTGTGCTTGGAGCGATTGCTGACTTCGGAGGATCAAAGAAGAAGTTCATGGCCGTTTATACAAGCATCTGCATCATATTCACGGTAATGATGATTTTTCTTCCGCCCATACTACCTAGGGAAGAAGGTCCATTCACTTTTCCACCTGTACTGGGACTGGAAATATGGGTCTGGGCTTGGTTGATATTCATAATTGCAAACATCGGCTTTCAGGGTGCCCTGCCATTCTACAATGCATGGTTGCCAGAAATATCAACCGAGGAAAATATTGGACGTATCGGTGGTTATGGGTTTGCTGCTGGCTATGTTGGTGCGATGGCTACAATCCTAATTGCCTTGGCAACGACTTTCGTCTACGGTCTTCCATACACCTATGCATTTGCTCTAAGCGCCCTGTTCTTCCTTGTTTTCTCCATACCTAGTTTCATCATGCTAAAAGATCGGCCAGCAAAGAAGCTGCCTGGAGAAGAGGACATTGCCATCGCCAGAGTAGGTTTCAGAAGGGTGGCCAATACGATAAGACAGATTCGGAACTATGAAGGACTTCCTCTGTTTCTGGTTGCGTACTTCCTGTTCAGTGATGCCATTACAACGGTCATCTACTACGCAGCTATATTCGGTGCCGCTGTTTATGCATTTGATACGACGATGACCCTAGTTTTCTTTGCAGTTACACAACTGGCAGCGATACCTGGTGCGTTCATCTTTGGTTCGATTGCTGATAGGATAGGCACGAAAAAGACTCTCATCAGTACCCTATTCATCTGGGTAGCAGCCTTGCTGATAGCATACTTCTTCGTTGGATACGGCCAGATAGTATGGTGGATTGTTGGTATGATTGCTGGCATCGGCATGGGTTCATCACAAAGCACAGCACGCAGTATGTACGGTCAATTCATTCCCGAGGAGAAAAAGACAGAGATGTATGGCTTCTACGCACTCACCGGGAAATTCGCTGCCATACTGGGTCCATTCGTATATGGTTCAGTATTGCTTCTCGTGAATCCACAGCAGTTGCCGTCTGTTACAGTAGAGGCACACATGGCTGCAATGCTGGTTATTCTTCTCTTCTTCGTTGTAGCAATACTCCTGTTGTTGAAGGTACGGCAGCCAGTGAAAGGCGAGGCAGAGGTTTATCTCGAGGATGATATTCCGTTTGCTGTAGAATAGACGATACTATAGGAGGGACAAGCACCCCTCCACTTCTTTTTTCTTTAGAATGAGCTGCAGAATAAACCAACTAGACTACGATTTGACACCGAATCCATCTCGCTGTCAGTTATATTTATCACTACATAGCCCCAGAAAACGCCTTGACTGAGCACCTTTCAAACCGTTCAATTCAGGATGTAAACTCCATGAAAAAAGACGATCTCTTTGAATTTTGTGAAGAATGGCTCTCAGCTTGGACTGGAAACCAGCCAGAGAAACTGATTGAATTCTATGCTGAGGATGCTCAGTACGTGGATCCAAAACACCGGCAGGGACTTCAGGGACGAGATGAGATTCTGAAATACTTCAGGAAGTTACTGCGCAAGTATCACGATTGGGTATGGACGCCGATTGAAGTTTTTCCCATTGATCGGGGATTCATTGTGAAATGGGAGTGCGAAATCCATGTCGGCACTGAGGAACTCACTGAAATGGGTGTCGATATTGTTGAACTAGAAGATTACAAGATAATGCGAAACGAAGTCTATTTTGATAGAACCCGGATGATGCGCGCAGTCGAGAACGAACGAAAGCGGCAGAAACTAATCAGGTAGATTTAGCGTTTCATCAGCCCAGTCGATTATCGTATTATTCAATTCGCTTGGTTGTTCAACCATGACACCGTGACCAGCGTTTGCAATAACATGAAGATCTGAGCTGGGAATTTTCTCATGCAAATACTCCGCATACTTTGGTGGAGTCATGAGGTCATCTGCACCAACCAGAACAAGCGTAGGCAAATCTATTTGACTTACCTCGTCCATGATATCAAAATCGTTGCACATCTCAAAATCCCTCCTGATGACACTTCTGCGGCATTGACGAATTTCCTTCAGAGACGCCTGAATCACTTCTTGATCGGTCTCTTTGCTAAACATGAATTTCTCGACAAGTTGTAGGTATTTCTCCATGCCCGAGTCGATGGCATCAAACACATTTGGATGGACTTTTAGCTTGGCACCTGTCCCAATGAGCACCAGACCCGAAATCTCGTCAGGGTATTTCAATGCGTATAGCTGGGCAAGTGCACCTCCCATGGAATGTCCAGCGAGAATCGGTCTCTGGTATTCGTGCACAACCTCTTTGATATCCGCCAGATAGGCATGCTGCACATTATCAGGTTGTCGATCGGGTGTATCTCCATGGCCATTCAACTCCAGAGCAACTACACGAAAATTGTCTGACAATCCGCGGAGTTGCATCATCCATGTGCCTGCTGAACCTCCAGCTCCATGAATGAATACAAGTGTGGAATCCTTGTTTTTTCCCCGAATGAGTTTCGATACCGTCATGGCATGTGTGGTCAACAGATGTCCCTATCAGTTTTGTGAAAATCAGTCTGATTGAATCCAAATTCTAGGCACTATCCTTTTTAGGGACCTTGGGCAGTTATTAGCAAAGGGAGCCTCGGTGACGGGGCACTTGTAAAACACGCTAATGAACGCGTAAGGAGAGTAGAAAATGAATAAAAAGACAACAGCCATAGTCGTTATCATTGTGCTTGTTGTGGCTATAGGTGCTGGAATTGTATTCCTTGGACCTATGCTCTTCCCTGCACCCACCAATGTTGCCATTGTTTTCGCAACAGGTGGATTAGGCGACAAGTCGTTCAACGACGCCGCCTATGAGGGAGCCCAACGAGCCAAGACCGAGTTAGGCTGGGATTTCACGTACGTCGAACCGACTGAGATTTCAGAGTACGAAGGTTATCTCCGGGATTATGCAAATCCTGAATCCGGAGAAACTTACGAGCTGATTATATCCATCGGATTCGATCAAGCAGAAGCCCTAAATAAAACGTCCCAAGACTACCCGAACCAACGTTTTGCTATAGTTGATATGGTAGTAGACCAGCCCAATGTGTCGAGCCTCATTTTCTCGGCAAGTGAGGGTTCAGCTCTTGTTGGTGCAATAGCAGGAATGTACACAGAAACCAATCATATCGGTTTTCTGGGCGGGATGGATATCCCTCTAATCAATGAGTTTGCTGCTGGGTACCTATGGGGCGCAAACTATACGAATGAAGGCATAGACTACTCGGTCAATTATGTTGGTGAGTGGGCAAACCCCACAGCGGGTCAGAGCTTAGCAAACGGAATGTACACTGATGGCGCTGACATTATTTTTGCTGCAGCTGGTCAGTCTGGATTAGGTGCTTTTACGGCAGCCAAGAATAACGGGACCGATCACGACACCTATGTTATTGGTGTTGATAGCCCCCAGATGTATCTGGGATGTGAAGATCCAGAGAATCCTGAGCCACCAACTGCCTGTATCACGTCGATGCTGAAGCGGGTAGATGTCGCTGTATTTGAGACAATCGAGGACGTCTATAACGATGAGTTCCAGCCTGGAATTCGCGTCTGGAATCTTGCTAATGGTGGAGTTGGTTACGAAACCAATGAAGACTTGTTAACGCTACCAGACGACATCATAACCACGGTTGAGGACCTTAAGCAGAAAATCATTGACGGCAACGTCACTGTACCAACAAGCAAGTACTGGTAATCTAGTGTAAAAACGTAGTGAGAGGCATCAGCCTCTCTTATCTCTTTTTTTTTGCATCATCATATATTTTGTAGATAGCCATTATGTGTTCTCTCTAACCCGTAGCATTAAATACCATTTTTGATAGCCACACAAACAAACGGGACGCTTTCAGACAGCAATCCACCCTAGTCAAAGGAGGAAATAGCCATTTACGCGATTGAGCTTGAGAACATCAGCAAGACGTTCCCTGGCGGTGTGGAGGCAAACAAGGATATCACACTGCGTATCGAAGAAGGCGAAGTACACGGCCTGCTAGGAGAAAACGGAGCTGGCAAAACCACTCTAATGAATGTTCTATATGGATTGCTTTCCAAGGATAGTGGAAAAATCAAAATCCGGGGAGAAGAGGTCGACCTAGAATCACCTCACGGAGCTATAGCCCGAGGTGTGGGAATGGTGCATCAACACTTCAAGCTCATTCCGCCTCTCACAGTTGTTGAGAATGTTATTCTCGGCCTAGAACCAACCATTGCCAAATTTGAATCTTTTCAGAGCAGATTTGGGCAAGAAGCAGGGCTGCTTATGCCCATGGACATAGACAGAGCTGCAGAGAGAATCAAGGAAATTGCCCTGGAGAATGGCATGAAGATTGATCCCTTCGCCAAAATGCAAGATTTGTCCGTTGGCCTGAGACAACGAGTTGAGATTCTAAAAACGCTTTATCGGAATGCGGAAATCCTGATACTAGATGAACCGACTTCGGTGCTTACACCGCAGGAAGTTGATGACCTTTTTGTTACTCTTGATAAATTCAAAGAGCAAGGTAGAACCATTATACTCATAACACATAAACTGAGAGAGCCTATGGCGCTTTGCGATAGAATAACAGTCCTCCGAGAGGGCAAGCTAGTGGGAACTGTAGATAAGGATGATACGAGTCCAAAAGAACTTGCAAAAATGATGGTTGGACGACCCGTTGTATTCAGAATCGAGAAGGAGGAAGCACACCTAGGAAAAGAGATACTTCGAGTTGAGAATCTCAAAGTGAAAGATACTCGGGGTCTTATTGCGGTTGATGGTGTGAATCTGAGTGTACGTGAAGGTGAAATTCTGGGAATTGCGGGAGTCGAAGGAAATGGACAAACCGAACTCGTGGAGGCGATTGCTGGCATCAGGAAAGTCGACGATGGTAGAGTTTTCGTCGATGGAAATGAAATCACGAACTTTGATGCAAGAAAGGTCCGCGAGACGGGAGTATGTCATATCCCCGAGGATCGACACAGAAAGGGCTTGGTCCTAGATTTCACGGTGCGGGATAATATAGCTCTTGGCAGGCATTACTATGAGCCTTTTGCTACTGGCCCGAACGATTCCCTGCTGAATATGCAACAGCTTTCTTCGCTTTCTAGTGATCTTGTTAATGAATACTCAATTATGGTTTCTTCAATCAATGCGCCAACGAGAACCTTATCTGGAGGTAATCAGCAAAAAGTCATAGTTGCACGGGAATTGGCCTACAAGCCAAAGCTCGTGTTGGCAGCTCAACCTACGCGAGGGCTTGATGTAGGAGCAACTGAATTCATACGAAACACTCTGATTGACATGAGAGATAAGGGAGCAGCTATTTTATTGATATCCGCAGAGCTCGATGAAATCACCAACTTGGCTGGACGAATTGCTGTGATTCATGAGGGTAAAGTAGTTGCGAAAGTCAAACCCGAAGAGACTACGTATGAAGAGCTAGGCTTGCTCATGGCAGGACATGAAGAACGCGTAAAAGGGGTATAGATGATGAGCAACGAAGAAACCAGCATAAGCAGTTCTGGAGAAGGAGAACCAAGGGAAGGAACGCCAATAGATGCTATTGTTGAAGGCATCGAAAACAAGATTTCCAGTCCAGAGTTCCAGAAGACTGTCATTTCCACAGTAGGGTCAATCGTCCTAGCGATGCTTATCGCTGCCCTTGTCATGATAATGACCGGTTACAATCCGTTTCTTGCCTACGTCGCGTTGTTGAGAGCCGCTATGGTCCAGTGGGCACAGGTATTATTCAATGCCACTCCGCTCATCTTCACGGGGCTATCAGTAGCTTTCGCTTTCAAATGTGGGCTATTCAATATTGGTCCCGAGGGGCAGGTTTACGTTGGCTCATTGGCTGCAACTGTCACGGGCTATGCAATTAGCCTACCAGTAGTTATTCATCCACTTGCAGCGCTTGCCGTAGGGGCCTTTGTTGGAGGATTGTGGGGATTCTTGCCAGGTCTTCTCCGGGCTTATAGAGGAGCTCATGAAGTGGTTACAACGATGATGCTCAGCTATACTGCTATTCTACTTACACATTGGTTGGTTGCTGGCCCGTTTTTGGAACCTGGAAACGAGTACATTCTTCAAACCCAGTTAATCAATGAAACTGCTGAGCTTCCGTTTCTGTTAGGACATTTTCTGAGCTGGGCCTTCATTGTTGCTGTTCTCGCTGTTGTGGGGGTGGATATTCTGATAAACAGAACAGTTCTAGGGTATGAAATGAGGGCAGTGGGATCGAACTTGGAAGCAGCTGAATATGCTGGCATTAATGCAAAGGCGAAAATGGCTCTCTCTTTGGGTATCGCTGGCGCTCTCTCTGGACTAGCTGGTGCCGGGCAAATTCTCGGATATCATCATCGATTTATTGATGGATGGTCTTCCGGACTTGGATGGGACGGCATAACTGTAGCTGTGCTAGGGGCAAATAACCCATGGGGTGTTCTCATGGGTGCGCTATTCTTCGGAGCTTTGAATGTTGGTGGCAGGAGCATGCAAAGGCTTGCAGGAGTCCCAAGCGAAATGGTCAGCCTTATTCAAGGGCTTATAGTCGTCTTTGTAGCTGCGCCAAGAATAATGGATTGGCTTGCTGATAGAGGCATCGAACAGGCAAAATGGATGAAAGAAAAACCAAAAATGGGTATGCCGCATTTATTCTCTATTGCCATTACTCTGGTTGCTTCTCTGATTGGTTTCACTCTTGTCGGGTCATATGGGGCGGTTCATTTTGCTGCTTCTGGACTTGTCATGGCTGCTGCCGGAATTGGAATTTCAGGAGCCATACTCATGCTTACTAACAAGATGCTTGGGCTCAAAATCGGAATTCTGTCAGGTTTATTCTGGCTATCAGTTGGGGCTGTAGGTTTGGCAGCGGGCGATTTTGCTATGGTTCTAACGTCGTTGATTCTTGGTGGCTTGACCATGATTTTCGATTTGATATCATACTATCTGGTAAAATCAGAGGTGGAGGCCTGATAGAATGCAACTTGGTGACTTTACAATTCTGATCCTCGGATGGTTGATCAAAGCCACACTACAGATGGGTACTCCGTTAGTTCTCACCGCACTGGGAGGTATGTTCTCAGAGAGGTCTGGCGTTGTTAACATTGGACTTGAGGGAATGATGCTTACGGGAGCATTTACTGGAGCGGTTGCCAGCCACTATTCTGGAAATCCTTGGCTGGGTATTTTGGTTGGAATAATAGGCGGTGCCGCCCTCGGATTACTCCATGCCATCATATGTGTCAAGTTCAAAGGAAATCAAATCGTCAGCGGTACTGGCTTAATACTCATAGGCTTTGGACTTAGCACCCTTGGTTTACAGGTCGTATGGGGAAGAAAGGGGCGATCCGATGAAGTACCAGGTATTACTCCGGTGGAATTACCCTTCATTAGGGACATACCAGGCATAGGAACTGCAATCGGTAATCTATCGCCCATTATCTACTTGATGTTTGTGATTGTTGTGGTTTCTTGGTATGTGCTCTACAAGACTCCTTTTGGACTTCGAATCAGAGCCTCAGGAGAAGATCCAAGCACCCTCGACACAGCAGGCGTCGACGTCGAATGGGTTAGAATAGTAGCCGTAGTTATCAGTGGTTGCTTGGCTGGACTTGCTGGTGCCTATCTATCTTTAGGATTCGAAAACGCTTTCGCAAAGAACATGACAAGTGGGAGAGGATTTATCGCATTGGCTGCCATGATTTTTGGGAACTGGACACCCATCGGTTGTTTCCTCGCAGGGATGTTCTTCGGCTTCCTTGATGGGCTTCAATACGCCCTGCAGATAACCCTCGGTGTAGAAGTTGTCTCGCAGTATCTTAGCTTCATACAAATGGTTCCATATGTTTTGGTGATTGTTGCATTGGCGGGTATTCGAAGGGCTGTTCCGCCCGCCGCTGTGGGTAAGCCCTACGAAAAGGAGGCGCGTGCGTAAAAGTGGCACGACTGCACAATCAAACCCCCCTCGTATTGTGTGTAATCGGGGGTGCCCTAATACTCTTGTCAGGGTCAAGTGGGACCATTGGTTTCATTGGAGGGCTAGCAGGTGGCTGGGATGAAGTGTTGGGACCCAACGGAACTCTCACTCTGGAAATAATGGCAGGGTTATTGGCAATTTTCACAGTAGTCGGTGGCTTAGGAATCATAGCTACTGGCTTTGTTCTGACCACAAAGCATGTTCGTAAAGCTAGAACGGGAATTGCATTCTTCATCGCTATGACTATTTCCGGGTTGGTCGTTACTCTGGCAAATCTGACATTATCGGGCCGGTTCGCAATGGGACTAATGTTTCAATTTATGCAATCTTTGGGATGGTTAGGAGCAATACTAGCAGTAGTTGCGCGAACAATTGCCGAACAGAAACCTATTCTCGATCCATCCGCTTAAAGACTGAATATTGAAGTTGTGCTCGCTATACTCTTCGCAGCGCGCTGGCACTCTTTCAAGATGCTATTCTTGTCTTCATCCATGGGAACGAAAACAGCCACATACCAAGTACCCCTTCCAGTTCCGCATATTATTGATGTAGCTCCTGATGGATTGATTGCAACGAAACTGTTCTTGTTCCTAAGTGCAGTCACGAAAGTGATATGCTTAATTGTAAACTCTGTTTCGTTCTTTCGCCAAACTTGTAGCAATTTAGATGCATCCGAACCCAACTGCATGTTTTCTGTTTGAAAAGCAATCTTTCCTTCAGATGTGAAAACGCATGCTCCGCGTATCGAAGGATAGTTACTCTGAATGATCCGGATTGTTCTCTTTATCGTGTTGACCACAGAAATGCGCCCAAGCAGTTCAACTCTTCAACCAATAATAGAAGTTTTCTCGTTTAAAGTCCCAAGTGTTACGTTTTGCCGAGGAACTACTCTATGAGGGGAGAGATCGAGCCATTTTGATTGCTTTGGCGAAGAGGAGCGTTCTCAAGTGTAGTTCGTCGTTGCTAATTCTGGCTTCCAGATGGTTGTTATAAACAGAGAATCCATGACGCATTGCGATACTCTTCAAGCGTGGAGAAATAATTTTGGAGCTCTTCAATTTATAGCTGAACCACTCTTCAGGACCATCACCGCGGATTTTGCATTGGACTTGAATATCAACATCATCTAAAGCAAGATTGAACTTCTTGCCGATGCGGTGGTTGATTTCCGTTTTTCTTCCAAAAATACCGTGCAACACAGCATCAGTATAATCAACAGCTGGTGCTGGAAGGAAAGCCCATGACCAGAACGCATAACCGAAGAACAGAAGCGCACAAGCTAGGATAAAACCGACAGTGTTGTAGGAGACCACGACTTCGAAACCTTGGGCCCACCCAGGGGGAATCCAGTTGGGTGGTTGTGTATCAAAGCCATATATGCCCGGGCTATAGAACAAGTAGAGCGTGACCGAGAAGACAACGATTGACGCTGCCAGTGCAAGACGTTGTCTGTCTATATAGAGGCCCCGTGCTCTTTCAAGGAGTTTGTTCATGAGTCTTCCTCCAGCGAATTGAGATACAGCTCTCTCGCCTTGTCCCCATACTCCCTGCACATCTTAACCAGCACCTCTAGGAGAGGATGCTCGTTGTTGATCCGAATGGCGTAGAGCCTGGGTGTTAATTCATCGATCATGATTAATTCGTCATCTTGGAGATGATCCAGGACGCCTCGATAAAGGCTCCTCGATTTTCCGCTATAACCGATGAGTCGGCTGAGCTGAACTCCGCTTACGCTCCGCGGATAGATGTGGGCCAGTGCCAAGAGTATTGCCCGCTTTGTCTGGTTCAACGAAGACATCAGTTGGATGACTTCGTATGCGGAACGAAGCATTTCCTCATTATCCATCAGTGATTTATCCCTCTATCTACTTGCTTGTGCACCGGGGTACACAATGTTTTCGTGGAATCTGTAGACGTAATTAAGTGTACGACACTACGCTCCACATATAGCTGTTCCAGTATGTATAGCTCTACCTATTTTTATCTTCGCACAGGAGACCAGCACCAAAGTGTTAATAGCAGGAACGCTAGATATATGTTAGAACCTAATTATCGAGGAGGAAATGACGATTAGCACATTCGGATCAAAATACTTCGGATGGCTTGCCGCGCTTGGCACTGTTCTTGCCGTAGGTTGGTTCTTGCTTCCCGAAGGTTACGATACAATTGTACTCTGGCTTGCCCCCCAGCTAGGTAATTACATTCGTCCATTGTTAGTCATGGTGAATATATTGCTCGTGAATCCATTGAACAATATAACCATGGTTGCCGTATGGGCTGGAGCTGGTTTTATTGGAGGCGTCATGGCAGGTACAAAGAAGGGCTCTTTTGTTGTTGGAATTGTTACATGGTTTAGCTGTGTACTCATTGCTGTCTTCTGTGCGTATCAGCTATTTATGTCTGGTATAGAACTGGGAACACTTCCACCAGTTCCTCAGGGTACATCAATAACTGATGTTCTGAGCATTCCGCTCGTTCAGTCCGCTATTGATGAAGTGATTACTCTAATGGCATCAAGTGGTGGTTCCGGACCAGATATTTCAAGCATTCTAACACCATTACTGATTTGGTTATTCACACCGATAGTTACTGTCATTGTGGCGGGAATTGTCGGAGCTATGGTGAGGCCAAAGGAGTGAGCGTGATAAAAGATGAGAGTAGAACGTAAAATCATAACTATTAGTTTCATAGTAGCCTTTCTGGTTATTCCATCGGTAGTCGCAGCAGCCAGCACGTCTCCGACTTTTGCTCCGGCTCAAGAGCCAGAAGAGATTATTGGTGAGCTTCTAGGAGAAGGAGCTGAGATCCTGCTAAGCAGCATTGATGAGGAGGGGGCACCTCGCCTCATTTATGGACAGCTCGGTCTTCCATCAGACGCTCTTGCCATTGAAGATGAGATGTATGACGGTTGCATTGCGGTTGCTATGGTGGCGACCCAAGGTGAGTTCTTGAATTATGTCTTCGAACTCTTGGGTGTTTCAGAAATGACCGGGGGTGGATTCGGGGAGGATGGATTCACTCCTTCGCAATTTGGTGGAGATTTTGATCCTGGTCAGATAATTGATCTACTCGGTGACGAATTCACATTGATGTTCGCGGCATACGTGAATCTTGACGATTCGGTAGCTCAAAGCCGTATGAATGAGGTTCGTAACCACCTGTCTAGTGCAGATGGGTTTGGATTCAATTTCGCTGAGCTTCTCAATCTCAGAATAGACGAATCTACGTTCCCAGAAGAAGAAAACGTTACCTTACCATTTAATTCAATCAACATATTCTTGGATCAGGTATCAAACCCCTTCGATGATGCAGTGTCAGCTGTATTGGATGGTCTATCTAATGAGGGACTACTAGCTTCAATTGACCGATCGGTCTTTACTGATGTGCGAGGTTCTGCTGCTGGGATGCTAGCTATTCCAGATATCGCAGAGCTGGTGAATCTGTTCGAAGGTGCATCTCAGCCCACCACTCTACCAGAGTTTGCAATAGCCCAAAATCCCTTTGAGAATGTCACAGGGCCAATCGCTATTGCTGCAGCAGGCTATGTTGGTGAGCAACAGATTGTACTTGGAGAAACAGAACTAAGATTATCGAGTCTCGTTGGGTCTCCCGACGATTTCAGCCCACTTCCAGAAGGGCTCTCAGTCGTTGTAGCCAACATGCCAGTGACGAGCAATATCACGGGTTTCAGTCCTAATGTTGCGGGGATGAACATGTACGACAACACCTCCCAGACCGTGATGTGGAATGCTACCGGCATTGGAACGGTTCCTGATTACATCCTCAATTTTGAGAGTGACGACTTCCCGCCTAATGTGACAATTTCAAGGAGTTTCACTCCGCAGTCCCTTGCAGTTGGTGGTACGACCACAGTTACGGTTACTGTAACCAATAATGGAGACCAACCAATCACCAATATTACCGTCGACGACTCAGGCCTAACAAGTTACTACAGCACTGTGAGTGTGGAGGGTAACACACAGACAACCGTTGCTTCAATTCAGCCGGGAGATACTACCACCATGGAGTATACTGTTACATTCCCGAACGAGGGGAGCTACTCCTTCTCTGGCGCATCTGTAATGTATCAGTATGATGGTGCTCTCTACGATAAGGACACAGATCGACAAAGTGTTGTGGTTCGATCAAATATTGGGTCTCTCATCTCGCAAGGACTGACTGATGGATGGCCATATACGACGATAGCACTAGGCGTGGTTGGACTAGGTGCTGTGTTCAATATTGTCAGACTTGTTCGAGGAAGAGGCGGCGGAGACACATACGACGTATAGATTACTTAGAATGGTTCTCGGGGAATCCTGAGAGCCATAATCTTTCTTTTTTTTTTTGAGCACCTCATTCAGCATGTTTATGTGAATGCGGCCAGTTCCATAATCCAGTGATAATCATGGCGCTCAGAGATGAACTGAATGGGTATCTTAAGCTACCTGAAGCATTCTGGGGGATTCCGCCACCTACTTCGGGAGAGCCTGATGTAGGCATCCTTGGCGTTCCGCATGATTTGACTTCCAGTTATCTTCCTGGGTGCAGATTTGCTCCTCGCGAAATACGTAAGGTTACCACAAGCCGCTGGACGCATAGCCACCCTCTAACAGTTGGTTATGATGAGTTCAGAGAATTCAAGCCCTTGACTGAGATGCTGACTCTGGAGGACATAGGCGACCTAGAAATTGAATTGCGACAACCAGAACAGGCGATGTACGATATGGCAGGAGCAGCAGAGCGGCTGGCCTCGTCCTCAAGTAGTATCTACTTCATTGGTGGTGACCACTACATTACGTACCCGCTAATCAAAGGCCTCAAGAAGGGTACTAGTGGAGAGTACGGTATTGTCTATTTGGATGCTCATGCTGACTTCAATCAGGATTACGGTGGGTATCAGCTGTCTCATGCTACTACTTTGCGACGTATCCTCGATGATGGAATAGTAATGAAGAAGAATATTCTTGCGCATGATTTGAGATCAGCTCCCCCTGACCATCGAAAGGAACTTGCTGATGGAGATGATGTTACAGCCCACACGCTCGGAAGTTTCTCAGACGCAATCCAAGATATTGCTGAGAGGACGGACTACATCTACGTTTCAATCGACATCGACGTCCTAAAACCGGATGTAGCGCCTGGAATAAGCCATCCGGAAGCTGGGGGTCTAGAGTTGGTAGAACTGCTTGAGTTCATGCGAGCTTGTTTTGAGACTGGCAGAGTGAAGTATGCTGACCTAGTGGAACTCAACCCAATGAGGGATCCTAACAATATTGCAGCTGTTGCAGGGCGAGAAATAACCAAAGAAGTTCTTACTGGGTTTGCATATCATAAGTGGCAGTCTGAATGAA from Candidatus Thorarchaeota archaeon harbors:
- a CDS encoding ABC transporter permease is translated as MMSNEETSISSSGEGEPREGTPIDAIVEGIENKISSPEFQKTVISTVGSIVLAMLIAALVMIMTGYNPFLAYVALLRAAMVQWAQVLFNATPLIFTGLSVAFAFKCGLFNIGPEGQVYVGSLAATVTGYAISLPVVIHPLAALAVGAFVGGLWGFLPGLLRAYRGAHEVVTTMMLSYTAILLTHWLVAGPFLEPGNEYILQTQLINETAELPFLLGHFLSWAFIVAVLAVVGVDILINRTVLGYEMRAVGSNLEAAEYAGINAKAKMALSLGIAGALSGLAGAGQILGYHHRFIDGWSSGLGWDGITVAVLGANNPWGVLMGALFFGALNVGGRSMQRLAGVPSEMVSLIQGLIVVFVAAPRIMDWLADRGIEQAKWMKEKPKMGMPHLFSIAITLVASLIGFTLVGSYGAVHFAASGLVMAAAGIGISGAILMLTNKMLGLKIGILSGLFWLSVGAVGLAAGDFAMVLTSLILGGLTMIFDLISYYLVKSEVEA
- a CDS encoding ABC transporter permease, translating into MQLGDFTILILGWLIKATLQMGTPLVLTALGGMFSERSGVVNIGLEGMMLTGAFTGAVASHYSGNPWLGILVGIIGGAALGLLHAIICVKFKGNQIVSGTGLILIGFGLSTLGLQVVWGRKGRSDEVPGITPVELPFIRDIPGIGTAIGNLSPIIYLMFVIVVVSWYVLYKTPFGLRIRASGEDPSTLDTAGVDVEWVRIVAVVISGCLAGLAGAYLSLGFENAFAKNMTSGRGFIALAAMIFGNWTPIGCFLAGMFFGFLDGLQYALQITLGVEVVSQYLSFIQMVPYVLVIVALAGIRRAVPPAAVGKPYEKEARA
- a CDS encoding DUF11 domain-containing protein is translated as MRVERKIITISFIVAFLVIPSVVAAASTSPTFAPAQEPEEIIGELLGEGAEILLSSIDEEGAPRLIYGQLGLPSDALAIEDEMYDGCIAVAMVATQGEFLNYVFELLGVSEMTGGGFGEDGFTPSQFGGDFDPGQIIDLLGDEFTLMFAAYVNLDDSVAQSRMNEVRNHLSSADGFGFNFAELLNLRIDESTFPEEENVTLPFNSINIFLDQVSNPFDDAVSAVLDGLSNEGLLASIDRSVFTDVRGSAAGMLAIPDIAELVNLFEGASQPTTLPEFAIAQNPFENVTGPIAIAAAGYVGEQQIVLGETELRLSSLVGSPDDFSPLPEGLSVVVANMPVTSNITGFSPNVAGMNMYDNTSQTVMWNATGIGTVPDYILNFESDDFPPNVTISRSFTPQSLAVGGTTTVTVTVTNNGDQPITNITVDDSGLTSYYSTVSVEGNTQTTVASIQPGDTTTMEYTVTFPNEGSYSFSGASVMYQYDGALYDKDTDRQSVVVRSNIGSLISQGLTDGWPYTTIALGVVGLGAVFNIVRLVRGRGGGDTYDV
- a CDS encoding arginase family protein, with amino-acid sequence MALRDELNGYLKLPEAFWGIPPPTSGEPDVGILGVPHDLTSSYLPGCRFAPREIRKVTTSRWTHSHPLTVGYDEFREFKPLTEMLTLEDIGDLEIELRQPEQAMYDMAGAAERLASSSSSIYFIGGDHYITYPLIKGLKKGTSGEYGIVYLDAHADFNQDYGGYQLSHATTLRRILDDGIVMKKNILAHDLRSAPPDHRKELADGDDVTAHTLGSFSDAIQDIAERTDYIYVSIDIDVLKPDVAPGISHPEAGGLELVELLEFMRACFETGRVKYADLVELNPMRDPNNIAAVAGREITKEVLTGFAYHKWQSE